The window TCAGTAAAAAGGCCGGTATTTACATGGTCTATGAATCTTCCTTCTCTTACCCACCTCCCATCCACTCAACAGCAATTCTATGGTTCCGCGTTGAACTCAGTAGTGTTTGTGCATATATTTTATCTCCTCCAATTTGTGAAAAAGTATGTCTTTCAGATAAAAAGCATATTGATAGAGAGTAGATGCAAAATAAAGAGTTCTCATCTGCACTTTCATGAAGTATGGTAAATTCTCCAGGTCGTTACACTCGTGCTCTTTAGAGTTTCAACTTTCCCTCATACGATTGAACTCATGTGATGGAAGCATCATCAAGATTACTGATTCAAATAAGGGGTTCAACTATACCTGCACTATGCTAAGGGTTGCAGATGTTACAGGATCAGAAAAATCTCCTCCAGGAGGAGAGACAGCACCAACAATTGTAACACTACCAGTTCGTTCTGGACCACCAAGACACTTCACTTTACCAGCTCGCTCGTAGAAAGATGCCAAACGTGCTGCCAGATAAGCAGGGTACCCGCTATCTGCAGGCATTTCTGCCTGCGTAAGAAGACAACAAGATACCATCCTATTAGATGACAAAGCCATCAGAAGTACACAACtttccagaaaaaagaaaacatcgtAACAGTGGACAAAAAGGCTTGCCAACAAAATTGGGAGCTTTCAGAAAATAGTGATTTCCTGAAGCTAACAAAGAAATACCTACCAATCGTCCAGAGATTTCACGAAGTGCTTCTGCCCAACGAGATGTTGAATCTGCCATCATACTGACATTGCGGCCCATGTCTCTGAAGTACTCAGCTATTGTAATACCTAGAAATCCATACAAATATAAGTTGAGAATCAATCAAATGTAGTCTTCAGCAAGAACTTGAATTAGTCTtaagaattgacaaaaaaggaaaagacaaaataaggaaataatCATGCATGCAGAACAGGAtacatttctttctttataaagACCGTGTTAAGTTTGTCCTCCAtgcttgaaaaatgacatcttaACAAACTACAAGCAATGAACAATCTCCAAAAATTCGGAGATGAACTATCAGTTCTAAACatcattaccaaaaaaaaaaaaaaaaaaaaaaaaaaaaaactatcagtTCTAAACATTAGGGTGCAAAGCATAGCCAACCTATTTCTAAAACCTTGCTTCTGCAATCACCAAATAAAGCCAACCATAAAAGTTAACGAAATTACCTGTATATATTGATGCCTCACGAGCAGCCACAGGCATATTAGAAGTGTTTGCCACAAGAGTTGTACGCTTCATAACTGACTCTTCACGACCATCAGGTAATGTCATTGTCAATTGTGGAAAATCCATAAGGACCTGCATCATGAGAATTTTACAAACTCAAGATCTTTGACATGCTAACAAAGATACTTCTTTTATATGATGGGACAATATGCACCTCAGCCATTTCGTTTCCACGTTCCCCACAGCCAACATAAACTACAGCTTCAGAGTTAGAGTACTGCAAATGAGTCAAATGTATAAAAAGTCAACTACTCATAGCATAGGCAATACAATGAAACTAAAGACACAATTCCCATGGAAAAAGCTATAGATCACCTTGGAAAGGGCTTGACTGATGACAGTTTTACCACATCCAAATGCACCAGGAATAGCACAGGTTCCCCCAAGAACGGAAGGGAAAAGTGCATCAAGTACACGCTGTCACATGAAAAAATgtcatgaacaaaaataaacagAGGAAAAAAGACATCATGACCTGAAATTAAACTTTCAATCTGTTACCTGCCCAGTAAGCAAAGGGGTATCTGCAGCAAGCTTTGATGCAACTGGCCTTGGCGTACGTACAGGCCAAGTCTGAAAAAGACCAAATACAAAAATTTCccagaaaattttcaaatttacaacTTGTACTTTTATTTGCTCAAGCTAAAAAACATATGGGATGAAAAATACAGCAAACCTGAAGCATGGTAAGTTGCTTTTTCACACCTTGAAACTCCAGCTCCAGAACAGTGTCCTGCCATTGCAtataaattaacaaaagcaGATACATGGCTATATACTGACCAACGGAATTGGAGATGGCgattttgcatgtcatttcttCTAAAATCTGGAATGTCTATTTCCTTGGGTCAAGATAAAAACTAAGAAGACAGCTAACTAGCCATTTGATACCATGAGTAGAGAATAAGAAATTTACAATTTGCATATTTTTAGAGCAGCTGTTATCATAcaaaatcaaaaaggaaagagaactctCTCTTCGATTGGCCATGGAAATGTTTTAGCATTCAGAGTTAACAGCAAGgacaaattatccaaatttcGACAACGAAGTGGCActtctatcaattcaatcatgcATTTTCCTTGACAGATGTAGTTTTCTTCATTCATGCATTTTCCTGAATAAGTTTGATTCCCTCCAGGGTGGGATAAGACTTCCGCGGGAAGTGAAGTCCCTTCACAAACAGTGTGCACACAATGTCTCAATTTATCTCATTTGAGCGATGCATGCAATGCAACGCCGGAAAATATCACAATTACAGCTCCAGTAACCTTAATAATTTAGATGGCCCCTATTACCAACATGAGGGTAACTGCATCGAATTTCAAGGCAGATTGCAAATTAGGAGCAAGAGCTGGAACTTAACAGTACCTTTAGTGAGTATTGACCAGGTGGAGCAATGTAAGTAATTTTCCCCATTGCATCCGGAGGCAGTGCAACAAGGTGCTGCATTAGGCTGTTCTCGAAGACAGTCTGTCAGAGAAGATGACACCACAAAAAAATATCACACAAAAGCAATAGCAAATCTAGCATCAGAGAAATAACTTTGCAGCTTAACATGATAGAAAGAAGCCATTTTTCAAAGGGATGACTTAGCGAAACAAAGACAAAAACTGATAAACTTACAGCATACAGGTCTCCCCCTGTTAAAATATCTCCTTCACCTGATACCAGCAAATTAAACCCAGATGATGAGGTGAGGTAAGACACAAACATTACTCAATCGCAGATCATATAGTAGCTGCCTCagatgaaattaaaattaaattcacaCGATTCACCTATTTTGTTAGGCTGGAACTCCCAAAGTATGTCTTTATCAAGGGCCGGCACAGAGACACCACGGGGAATATACACGTCCCCAGACCTTTTTGCGATGGTTTTCAAGGGCCTCTGCTCGACAAGAAGAATGAAACATTTTCACCGGTTAAAAAATCAGGGGCAAAAGATTTAAGCTGCAAGTGAAGCCAGAGGCGAACCTGAATTCCGTCAAAAATATTTCCCAAAATTCCAGGACCCAATTCCACCGACAGAGGCTGTTACAATGGCATTAACATTGCACGGTTAGCAAGCAGATGATGCATTGATTTTGATCACTTGCCACCTGGCAAAAGTACAGGAGACATATGAGTGTAGGATGAAGAAGCGTTACCTTATGTGTCCTTAAAACAGGATCGTTCACCATGAGACCAGCTGTTTCCTCGTAAACTgcaaatgaaaggaaaacaatgaGCTTTCTTCTAGGTTCCGTCATTAAGAAGACAACTTGGTTATAATGCATTGCAGTAATTGAATGAGTTTGAGAAAAACCCATGGATGACGATTTGGACAAATAAATTCAGGCgctaaggagaaaaaagaaaagaaaagaaaaccttgGATCGTCGCAGAATCTCCTTCCAAACGAATAATCTCCCCAATGAGTTTATCATGACCCACGCGAACTAGTTCGTACATTGCCGCCCCAGCCATGCCATCGGCAACAACCACCGGACCTGAAACCTGCACGTCAATTGATATGAGTCCTCAGAATTCTGAAACCGACGACATTGAAGTTTAGTTAGATGTAGTTCTCAGCATGATGCGGTTGTTCTGCATTGGAGACAACCAAGCACGGCTATAATTCACCCAtgccctgaaaaaaaaaagatggcatCTTCTGCCTTGTCGACGTATCTTACGAGACCGCGCTAAACATTATTCACGGGCTTCGTTCTCATTGTTTGCCACCGAAATCACTACCCAACAGCGACAGGGCGATTCGCATTCCTATCAACCCAATCGGCAGCGCCAGCAATTAGATCCTAGATCAAAGAATCGGGATCACGAAATTCCCCAACACGGACGATTCCCGATCCGATGAAACCCCGGATGCAACGGACGACGAAATGACCAACGACGACAGAGGAAAAGGCGGATCATTGATCCGATAAACTGACATACGGAGCAGAGGAAATCGGGAAGAGGAGGAAAGGGCGGGGATTTTGATCGAACGGATTGGAAGGGGGCGAGAGATGGGACGAACCTTGCGGACATAACCGTACTCGCTCTCCTTCTCCGAATCCTCGAAGGTCGTCAGACGAGCCCCGTAGACGGACGGCATTATGGCCGGTTTCGAGCTGCAACCGAGCCTCCCGCGAAGGCGACGAGTTGGAAAACTGGCTAGGATCCGATCGAGGCCCGCGTCGCTCCAATCCACGAAGTCGCGCAACTCAGAAATTCCCgaccggagagagagagatagagatagagagagagtggccctgcaaaatcaaatcttgcaggGGGAGACGATGGTTAATCGCGGAACGGAATGGCAGCAATGGGAATTGCGGTCGACATGACGGGGGCTAATTCGGTATTTCGCCTCCCGCCTTGAAAATAGTTAATTTGGGATACCGGCccagaagaaaagggaaattacAGAGCGGCGGTCCCGCACTTTTTACTTGTTCTCAGCTTCAGTCCTCGCATCATAAATTCAAGGACGACGTTTCCATTATCGCGGCCATAACTGGTTCTCCGCTTCATCACCTCCGGAATCTGAAGCAATCGGTGAAGTGGAGGGTCGAAGATGATCGGGCTACGGGTGACGATGAACCTTCCTCCGTCGAGCAATGGCCGCCACGACAGCCAGTGGaatctcctccgccgccgccgcagccccGGTCTTCTTCGCTCCCCGACGACAAGAACGGCCCTCCCCGGGAGCGGAGCCACGCCGGCGAGGGACCGGGTGATGGACTTCGGGAGGCACAAGGGCAAGATGCTGGGGACGCTCCCCTCCGGTTACCTGAGGTGGGTCTCCAACAACCTCCGGGCCCGCGACACGGAGGAGTGGGCCCGGCTGGCCGACCAGGTGCTGCAGGACCCCGTCTACCGGGACCGGATGGAGTGGGAGTCGGCGGAGAGGGTGTTGAGCGGCGGGGGAGGTGGCGTGGGGTCGGGGAGCGCGGTGTCGGAGCTGCTGGAGATAAGCGAGAGGTTCGGGTGGGACAACGAGGATAAGGCCGGGTGGGGCCGGGTGGATTTCGAGCTTCTGGGCACCTCCAAGGGCGGGAGGATCCCCAGGAAATCGGATGACCCGAAAGGGAAGGAGAAGGGGAAAGGGAAGGAGGAGTGCCCTGCGTCCGAACCGCCATCTcaaggagaggagaggaggagtgAGAGGAGACACAGGCTGAGGATGAAGAGAGAGTCAGGTGAAAGTCAAAACCGAGCCATCGTCGGCGGGAGCCGGAGGGAAGTGAGAGATgaaggagcggcggcggcgtcgccGGAGTCCGTATGCAACCCATTTCCAGGGCGGGAATCGCTGCTGAGGAAGGTGCTCCGCGGCGAGAGGCCCCTGTAGCTGTTGTGCATGACCTCCATGGAATCTCTTTTAGCTTTTTCTAGTCTTTTTTTGCAACTAATCGAAAGGCACGTCTTGCCTCAGTGATGTGAAGAGTATTTTTATCAATTGGTTGGTCTTTTACCTATGTCTCGATTAGTATattattctatatatatatatatatgtattcaTTATGTTCTCTTCACGGAGTGGCTTTTCTTAGACAACATTGAACTCAGCAAATCCTCTCGATGTCGCGGGCAGCATCTGTAACGTTTGACCGTGGACCATCCGAAGCTCCACCCACCTGCACAGCACAGTAGTGACATCAGTTCACTTTCACCTCCCACTTTTATCGTTATAAAGCATGAGATTTGACTGTCCCCCCGGCACGCATTGCGGTCCCAATCTTGTCGCATTAATCCAAGTGTTGACTCAATACTCCTTTTTACTTTATGGTATGATTAAAGAATGGGGTGCAATAAGTAGAGCTAATTGAAGacgggaaaaaaaagaactttcttCCATGAGTGAGGGCGTGACAAGGATCGACATGATGGAGAGCCTGACCTGAAGATCCTTAACTCGCGGCTGGGTTGGCTGTCCTCTCTCTTTCATCAAGATTCCACCTTTGACCTTGAGAAAGTTGGGACCCGGTTTGTCATTATGCTAATGCTCCGTGGACAAGGATGTGTTTTCGCTCACTAAACCGAGAGCGCGGGATTTTGTTTGggtttttggggtttttgtgaGGGGAGGGGAGTAAAGGACACTTCTGACAATATTCTCTGTACGAGGTCCTGACACTGGAACACTGCTTCCTACTGTTTCTCTGGGGCTTTGAGCTTTAACATCTCCGTCCCGTTCGATTCATTTTCCCTCCCTAATCACCAGGGACGCCTTTCACCAACTTTTTATCGTAGGAAGGAAAATCGCGACCATTTGTTGCCAACACCAACGCACGGTATTTACTCCCCTGCTCTGCATTTCGCTCTTTCCTAATTTCCATTTTCcattttgcattttgcattttACTGTCTTTCTGCTTTGGGTTCTCCAAGGACCAAGACCAGcaccctctccctcctctctttccctcaaACCCTACTTCTCGGCTCTCTTTCAGCTGTTTCCTCCTCGGTCAcattctcttttattatttatttatttatttattttggcaATGCCTTGGTTCTTGAAAGGGATCTTCGCTGCAAACTAGTCCTGGTCCATCGACGAGCTAATGGGATCTCGAAAGCTGGATCTTTGAAGGTTATGGGTTCCCCCCTCTTCTGCTTTCTCGTTTCATGGAGATTTCTACTGAGTGCTGAAGCCGTGGATGATTCTGAGGCTTCGTAACGCAAATGCTGAATCTTGGGCACGCCAAAAATGCTGATTTCTTTGACCTCCTGGTTCGTGCTTTTGCTTTCGTGAGTAAAGCTGTAGACTTGCTGGAAAAACTGCTGGATCTTAGGAGATGCCGTTTTGTAgtggttgctgatccatttaaATGCTTATTGATCTGTCTTTTGGAGCTTGATGGACCTAGGTTTAAAAGGGTCGTTAGATATCGTAGTCTTTCTTTTGGAAGATGGGTTACGCCCCCCCTGTTACTTTAGTTTgtgagagaatttccttttatttaatgtAAGTGCTGGTCGAAAAACCAAAGCTTTTTTTGGTTAGATAGTGGAGCTGAGGTAAGCTTTGCCTACTGATTTTTACCATATTGTTGGTCTGTGATTTCTCCTGGAACGTCTGATtcggagaaaagaaaaagaggaaatgaGGCGTTCTTTCTAActtaatcaaatattatttccaGAAGACGTAAGGCTCGGTACTGGTAAGAACTGCATTCAGCTAATGCTCAAGGATTCGATCTGATTCAACATAAAAGAAGAGTCGGGATGGATTTTTTCAAAGTCAAGAAGTTCAGGAAGGCACGCAAGCCTACCTTGGATCAGGACAATGAGGGGAAGTCCATTCCGCCACATGAGGAACCAGACAGTGAAAATGGCGTTGATGATTTTAGCAAGTCGGTCTCCACAGATAATGCTGCTGATGCGGAGGATGAAGACGATGATGACTTTATAACAAATGAAGTGAAGAGACGGTTGAAAGAACTTAGGCGGAACAGTTTCCTGGTTTTGATTCCTGAGGAGGACTCATGCCCTGAAGATGAcgaggaagagggagaagagggTGAGACAAGCTCTAGTGAGTGGAGAGATGTCGAAGCTGAAGGTCGACAATGGTGGGGTGGATTTGATGCTTTCTATGAAAAGTACTGTGAAAGGATGCTGATCTTTGATCGATTGAGTGCACAGCAACTCGGTGAAGCTGGtaatttgttatatttttcatgTTAGGCTTGTTATATGCTAATGTGAAACATGGTACTTTGGTGACAGCTGATGGTTTTACGCTGCGATTACTTTCACAGGGACTGACATGATTTTGTCTGTTGTCAGGATTCTTTTTCCCAATCAATTTATTAGTAACTTCCCTTGGATTCTATTGGACTTCTATATTAGGAGTCTTGCAGTtagtttctttcattttgtgtCAGTGTAAGTGTTTTTAGTAGCAGCGAGTCAATATGTGCTAAAGAAAGGATTTGCATTGCTCATCTATTGTTGTTAATAAAGCTTGTCTTTTTGGACCAATACAATATCTTTCATTTGTTGGTGAGAGAAATTGGATGAGGTATGAGGAGGTGTTTCATTTATTCTTGTGAAAGAGCACACGCGATCATAGTTGATTGGTATAGCATCTTGATGTACTTCAAGTTGTACTGTGAACTGCTAATTGTAcgttgaaaattgaattttcatctGTATGGAGATGTCTATTCATTGCTGCAGTGGCTTCTGCAAGTTTGATAACAATTATATGGTCTGTATTGTATTGTAATGCAGTTCCGCAGGTTCCCTTGACACCATCACCCAGAACTGCATCTAAGAAACTTACTTCTCCCCTTCGCTGCCTTTCtttgaagaagattgaagagCCTGATGAAGAAATGGAGAAGCTGCAACAGTCGGAAGGTAATCCTTATGATGATCTTGAGACAGCTTATCTAGCTCAAACTTGCTTAACATGGGAGGCACTTCATTGCCAATACACTCAGCTGTGCCAAAAGATCTCTGGCCAGCCTGAAAATATGACATGTTACAGCCGTAGTGCTCAACAGTTTCAACAATTTCACGTTCTACTCCAAAGGTTTATCGAAAATGAACCTTTCGAACCGGGGCTTCGACCAGAAATTTATGCACGTGCAAGAAAAAGCTTGCCTAAACTTCTTCAGGTTCCAAATATCCAAGGTAATGGCCTTGCTGACATAAATGGAAAATAGATTACGTGATCGGAACAAATGGACTTTTTGTTTGTAAAAGTTATCACTTGTGCCACAACAGGATCGGAGCAGAAAGCGGCAGAAGAAGCTGGCTCAGATATATTGGTTCTTGCACCAGATCTCCTCAGAATTATGGAGAATACCATCCTTACTTTTCATCTTTTCCTGAAAACAGACAATAGGAAGTCCACTGGAGTTCTAAATTTGTTTGCAAATCAGAACCATTGTGCTAGCCCTCAACAGCAGGTTCAGTCATCTCTTGAGAAGGTGAAATTCTCTCATCACTCATTACATATTGCCTTTCCAGCATTAGTCTTTGATTCATTCTCATTTCCAATACACGGGCTTAATTAGTTCTtactatttgttttctttttctctgggATAGgtaattgtatttttcttcaaattgtttatttatatcTGCTCACCagaaaaagtttgaatttggcattttgatgtCCCTTACATTCTTGAGCATAACCAGTGGCTGTTGCTGCTGGAATCTCCTCAATCTTCCCATATTGCTTCTCTGTAGACTGCTATATGACCAATACAGCTTTAATCTGACTGGCTAAGCTCTTTAAATTGTATTTTAGGACCTATGCATCAGTTAGATGGAATAAACTGGCTGCTGTTTGTGTTTTGCTAATCGGCAGTGAATATGACTTGCTAGTAAAATATCGAACTTTGTGATTTCTTCGGTCTGACTGCTGCCATATGCAGAAAGCTGTGAAATTGAAGGAACTGCGCAGGAAGAAGAAAGGGTGGAAGAAGAAATCATGGCCTCAAACAGATGATGACGTTCAGCTGCTATTTGCCCTCATAGATGCGAAATTATGTTCCATGGTTCTTAGGAGGGAGAGGATCGTCAAGGGACACTTTTTCTGGTGCgaggaaaagatgaagaaactGGATTTGTCTGATGGGAAGTTGCATAGGGACCCCTCTCCTATCCTTTTTCCTTGTTGAATGTCATTGGAGAGATTGTTTAGGTGATTTAGATTTGGTGTAGAGACAAAAATACTTGAAAAGACTTGCTTCTGTTTCAATGGACAATACAGCAGCGTCTGAACAGTCATTAGTGGATCATAGATTTATTTTTGTAGAGTATGGTCGGTCAATGCTAGTGCTCTGGTGGCtgttaattgaaattttgaaggaGTTCTGGGTATGCATTGGAATGGGAAAATGAGGGAGAGGCACGTTGTCCAGTCCTGTGTAGTGATGAGGAACTTGTTCAATTAAAAGCATGTAGATTTTGCCATGCCTTTCCAAATCTCTACTTTGAGCCGTTTCCCGTTTTACATACCTGACTGACGTGACCgttgatctctaaagatgattagttaagtaagaaaaaaattcaatattgcTTCTTGATTTGATGCATATCGCATTATATACTaaggcccgtttggttcaactttgagAAATGACAATGCAAGTATTTTTGAATGAATGGGCATTTTGTGAAGGCAAGTGTATtttgaaactcattttttgtgaatattttgcaaagcaactttagggtgaaaagaaaaatgaaaaaagaagaagaaaaaataagaaaatggaggaggagatgTAGCTGCATGGAGAGGGGAAAATTGTGGGGAGCAGCTCAATagcgatggtggtggtggtgggaggTGGctagtggcggtggcggtgtcGCCTGAGGTTggcgcgacccaggcgacgtCGCCTGAGGCCGTGCGACCTCAAGCGAGGGTTTTCAACGGCCAGATTTGGCGCCTTGATGGTAAGATCTAATTGCTCGCGGCCGAGCGCCGCCCGTTGGCTGAGCTTCACGGTGGCCaaatccaaggaagaagatgatgaacagtgttTTTTGAGGGCACAAGAGGAAAATATGATTTTCAGTAAGGGCAATATtggcaagaaaaaaattcattaaacctcAACTTAGCATTccaaaaatgctgaaagcccaaagcaggttTGAACTTGCTTTGAGTTTTCATcattccaaatgctagcatttggcaAATGGAGCCTAAAAAATGTGAACCAAATGcttaatatttttctcaaggaGAGCCCCAAAGGCCTTTGAGAATGTTGAACCAAATGGGACTTAAGTCCAGATTTACCCATccaaaagaaacacaaaatcgATACATTTACAGCATACCATTGCAATTGTTGTAACTAAATGGTAGTATCGGCTTGGCTTTCATTACCCCCTTCTTTTTTGTGGCTTCGCATTTTCGCAATCCTCTTCTAATCTACACTAAGCACTTACTCTTAAGGGTGAGTATGACTTCAGCGTAAAATGTGAAATCTGAGAACCGAACCGatagaaatttttagaacaCTCACTCCCAAGGGTGAATATGATTATAGGGTAAAACTTGAAATATGATAACTGAACCCATACGAATCTCTAGATTCCAGGTTGAAGGTGTACATAATAGgttctaaattccaaaaaatgaagaatttattTCGATAggtagattttagatttttagtcGAATGAATTAGGAACATGAAACTCGTAACTTAGAACTTGAATAGgctttaatgtttttcttggttcatGTCTTCGTACGATTTTGCAATATATCATGCCGTTCGATAATGGGTATATAATTTAGAAGCACTAATGTGAACTTTCATTCT of the Eucalyptus grandis isolate ANBG69807.140 chromosome 10, ASM1654582v1, whole genome shotgun sequence genome contains:
- the LOC104423274 gene encoding uncharacterized protein LOC104423274 isoform X2, which gives rise to MDFFKVKKFRKARKPTLDQDNEGKSIPPHEEPDSENGVDDFSKSVSTDNAADAEDEDDDDFITNEVKRRLKELRRNSFLVLIPEEDSCPEDDEEEGEEGETSSSEWRDVEAEGRQWWGGFDAFYEKYCERMLIFDRLSAQQLGEAVPQVPLTPSPRTASKKLTSPLRCLSLKKIEEPDEEMEKLQQSEGNPYDDLETAYLAQTCLTWEALHCQYTQLCQKISGQPENMTCYSRSAQQFQQFHVLLQRFIENEPFEPGLRPEIYARARKSLPKLLQVPNIQGSEQKAAEEAGSDILVLAPDLLRIMENTILTFHLFLKTDNRKSTGVLNLFANQNHCASPQQQKAVKLKELRRKKKGWKKKSWPQTDDDVQLLFALIDAKLCSMVLRRERIVKGHFFWCEEKMKKLDLSDGKLHRDPSPILFPC
- the LOC104423272 gene encoding uncharacterized protein LOC104423272; translation: MIGLRVTMNLPPSSNGRHDSQWNLLRRRRSPGLLRSPTTRTALPGSGATPARDRVMDFGRHKGKMLGTLPSGYLRWVSNNLRARDTEEWARLADQVLQDPVYRDRMEWESAERVLSGGGGGVGSGSAVSELLEISERFGWDNEDKAGWGRVDFELLGTSKGGRIPRKSDDPKGKEKGKGKEECPASEPPSQGEERRSERRHRLRMKRESGESQNRAIVGGSRREVRDEGAAAASPESVCNPFPGRESLLRKVLRGERPL
- the LOC104423273 gene encoding V-type proton ATPase catalytic subunit A translates to MPSVYGARLTTFEDSEKESEYGYVRKVSGPVVVADGMAGAAMYELVRVGHDKLIGEIIRLEGDSATIQVYEETAGLMVNDPVLRTHKPLSVELGPGILGNIFDGIQRPLKTIAKRSGDVYIPRGVSVPALDKDILWEFQPNKIGEGDILTGGDLYATVFENSLMQHLVALPPDAMGKITYIAPPGQYSLKDTVLELEFQGVKKQLTMLQTWPVRTPRPVASKLAADTPLLTGQRVLDALFPSVLGGTCAIPGAFGCGKTVISQALSKYSNSEAVVYVGCGERGNEMAEVLMDFPQLTMTLPDGREESVMKRTTLVANTSNMPVAAREASIYTGITIAEYFRDMGRNVSMMADSTSRWAEALREISGRLAEMPADSGYPAYLAARLASFYERAGKVKCLGGPERTGSVTIVGAVSPPGGDFSDPVTSATLSIVQVFWGLDKKLAQRKHFPSVNWLISYSKYSTALESFYEQFDPDFITIRTKAREVLQREDDLNEIVQLVGKDALAESDKITLETAKLLREDYLAQNAFTPYDKFCPFYKSVWMMRNIIHFYNLANQAVERAAGMDGQKINYSLIKHRLGDLFYRLVSQKFEDPAEGEEALVAKFKKLHEDLTAGFRNLEDETR
- the LOC104423274 gene encoding uncharacterized protein LOC104423274 isoform X1, which produces MDFFKVKKFRKARKPTLDQDNEGKSIPPHEEPDSENGVDDFSKSVSTDNAADAEDEDDDDFITNEVKRRLKELRRNSFLVLIPEEDSCPEDDEEEGEEGETSSSEWRDVEAEGRQWWGGFDAFYEKYCERMLIFDRLSAQQLGEAVPQVPLTPSPRTASKKLTSPLRCLSLKKIEEPDEEMEKLQQSEGNPYDDLETAYLAQTCLTWEALHCQYTQLCQKISGQPENMTCYSRSAQQFQQFHVLLQRFIENEPFEPGLRPEIYARARKSLPKLLQVPNIQGSEQKAAEEAGSDILVLAPDLLRIMENTILTFHLFLKTDNRKSTGVLNLFANQNHCASPQQQVQSSLEKKAVKLKELRRKKKGWKKKSWPQTDDDVQLLFALIDAKLCSMVLRRERIVKGHFFWCEEKMKKLDLSDGKLHRDPSPILFPC